A genome region from Streptomyces xanthophaeus includes the following:
- the mshD gene encoding mycothiol synthase, with the protein MTDAAAALEPGRQIQTLDELTEEQAIAVLELIEDAARTDGTTAVSEQGRLQLRGGPREGIRHFLLTEGGRLSAYGQLEDTDPVEAPAAELVVHPALRGRGHGRAMGTALLAASGKRLRVWAHGGKSAARHLAQVLGLTLFRELRQLRRPLAGGDPLPEPVLPPGVTVRTFVPGADDKAWLTANAAAFAHHPEQGSLTQRDLDDRIAQPWFDPKGFFLAEQGGELVGFHWTKVHAAEQLGEVYVVGVRPGAQGGGLGKALTAIGLRHLAAQGLPTAMLYVDADNPAALAVYEGLGFTTHEVDLMYRTES; encoded by the coding sequence ATGACTGACGCAGCAGCGGCCCTGGAGCCGGGACGGCAGATTCAGACTCTCGACGAGCTGACGGAGGAACAGGCGATCGCCGTACTCGAACTCATCGAGGACGCGGCGCGTACGGACGGCACCACCGCCGTGTCCGAACAGGGACGGCTCCAGCTGCGCGGCGGACCGCGCGAGGGCATCCGGCACTTCCTGCTCACCGAGGGCGGCCGGCTCTCCGCTTACGGACAACTGGAGGACACCGACCCGGTGGAGGCCCCGGCCGCCGAACTCGTCGTACACCCGGCCCTGCGCGGCCGCGGGCACGGTCGGGCCATGGGCACGGCCCTGCTGGCCGCCTCCGGCAAGCGGCTGCGGGTATGGGCGCACGGCGGCAAGTCGGCCGCCCGGCACCTCGCCCAGGTGCTCGGCCTGACCCTCTTCCGCGAGCTGCGCCAGCTGCGCCGGCCGCTGGCCGGCGGGGACCCGCTGCCGGAACCGGTGCTCCCGCCCGGGGTGACCGTACGGACCTTCGTGCCCGGCGCCGACGACAAGGCCTGGCTCACGGCGAACGCGGCCGCCTTCGCCCATCACCCCGAGCAGGGTTCGCTGACGCAGCGCGACCTGGACGACCGGATCGCGCAGCCGTGGTTCGACCCCAAGGGCTTCTTCCTCGCGGAGCAGGGCGGCGAGCTCGTCGGCTTCCACTGGACGAAGGTCCACGCGGCGGAGCAGCTGGGCGAGGTCTACGTGGTCGGCGTCCGCCCGGGCGCCCAGGGCGGCGGCCTCGGCAAGGCCCTCACCGCGATCGGCCTGCGCCACCTGGCGGCCCAGGGCCTGCCGACGGCCATGCTCTACGTGGACGCCGACAACCCGGCGGCCCTGGCCGTCTACGAGGGCCTCGGCTTCACCACCCACGAGGTGGACCTGATGTACCGCACGGAAAGCTGA
- a CDS encoding bifunctional metallophosphatase/5'-nucleotidase codes for MSATPQRHRRTRRLTLTALAVTAGAGAMVAAALPAGAASGGGAAKSRTVDVQMLSFNDFHGTLEPPQGSSGTVTERQADGTSKAIPAGGVEYLATSLREARKGHEYSVTAAAGDMIGGSPMLSGLFHDEPSIEALNKIGLDVSSVGNHEFDEGKTELRRMGYGGCHPVEGCFEYGKEFTGAEFQYLAANVTDEKTKRPLMSPTYVWKKGDVKIGFIGVTLEGTPDVVTAEGVKGLKFGDEIETINKYAAELNKQGVKSIVALIHEGGLPANGAYNYDCNVPGAGAGISGAIVDIAKNVDSKVDALVTGHTHQAYACNIPDPAGNPRTVTSAASIGRLFTDTTLTYDRQTKDIVRTPVTSPKPVNKIVGRDQPKAPDMTELIDRWKALAAPIANRPQGFISADIPGRGSEAPEKPLGDLIADAQLEALAPADKGGAQLAVMNPGGIRSDLAYKASGDEGDGVVTYGESFTVQPFTNMMNIVDLTGAQLITALQQQVSGPVNGPNPKILQVSKGFTYTLDMTKAGVDRIVVDSVKLNGAPIDPAKTYRVAMNEFLAGGGDGFTVLKEHKNKLVGASDLDCFNAYLTKNSSAAAPIAPPAANRITVIK; via the coding sequence ATGTCAGCGACGCCACAACGGCACCGCCGAACCCGCCGGTTGACCCTCACCGCCCTCGCCGTCACGGCCGGGGCCGGAGCGATGGTCGCGGCCGCACTTCCGGCCGGTGCCGCGAGTGGTGGCGGTGCGGCCAAGAGCCGGACCGTCGATGTGCAGATGCTGTCGTTCAACGACTTCCACGGCACGCTGGAGCCCCCGCAGGGCTCCTCCGGCACCGTGACCGAGCGTCAGGCCGACGGCACCAGCAAGGCCATACCCGCGGGCGGTGTCGAGTACCTCGCGACCAGCCTGCGCGAGGCCCGCAAGGGCCACGAGTACTCCGTCACGGCCGCGGCCGGTGACATGATCGGCGGCAGCCCGATGCTGTCCGGGCTCTTCCACGACGAGCCGAGCATCGAGGCGCTGAACAAGATCGGCCTGGATGTCTCCAGCGTCGGCAACCACGAGTTCGACGAGGGCAAGACCGAGCTGCGCCGCATGGGTTACGGCGGCTGCCACCCGGTCGAGGGCTGCTTCGAGTACGGCAAGGAGTTCACCGGCGCCGAATTCCAGTACCTCGCGGCCAACGTCACGGACGAGAAGACCAAGCGTCCGCTGATGTCGCCCACCTACGTCTGGAAGAAGGGGGACGTGAAGATCGGCTTCATCGGCGTCACCCTGGAGGGCACTCCGGACGTCGTGACCGCCGAGGGCGTCAAGGGCCTCAAGTTCGGCGACGAGATCGAGACGATCAACAAGTACGCCGCCGAGCTGAACAAGCAGGGCGTGAAGTCGATCGTCGCGCTGATCCACGAGGGCGGCCTGCCCGCCAACGGCGCGTACAACTACGACTGCAACGTCCCGGGTGCCGGTGCCGGCATCTCGGGCGCGATCGTGGACATCGCCAAGAACGTGGACTCCAAGGTCGACGCGCTGGTCACCGGCCACACGCACCAGGCCTACGCCTGCAACATCCCGGACCCGGCGGGCAACCCGCGTACGGTGACCTCGGCCGCCTCCATCGGCCGCCTGTTCACCGACACCACCCTCACCTACGACCGGCAGACCAAGGACATCGTCCGTACGCCGGTCACCTCGCCGAAGCCGGTGAACAAGATCGTGGGCCGGGACCAGCCGAAGGCCCCGGACATGACCGAGCTGATCGACCGCTGGAAGGCGCTGGCGGCCCCGATCGCCAACCGTCCGCAGGGCTTCATCTCGGCCGACATCCCCGGCCGCGGTTCCGAGGCGCCCGAGAAGCCGCTCGGCGACCTGATCGCCGACGCGCAGCTCGAAGCGCTCGCCCCGGCGGACAAGGGCGGCGCTCAGCTGGCCGTCATGAACCCGGGCGGCATCCGCTCGGACCTCGCCTACAAGGCCTCGGGTGACGAGGGCGACGGTGTGGTGACGTACGGCGAGTCCTTCACGGTCCAGCCGTTCACCAACATGATGAACATCGTGGACCTGACCGGCGCGCAGCTGATCACCGCGCTCCAGCAGCAGGTCAGCGGGCCGGTCAACGGACCGAACCCGAAGATCCTGCAGGTGTCGAAGGGCTTCACGTACACCCTGGACATGACGAAGGCGGGCGTGGACCGCATCGTCGTGGACTCGGTGAAGCTGAACGGCGCGCCGATCGACCCCGCCAAGACCTACCGGGTCGCGATGAACGAGTTCCTCGCGGGCGGCGGTGACGGCTTCACCGTCCTGAAGGAGCACAAGAACAAGCTGGTGGGCGCGTCCGACCTGGACTGCTTCAACGCCTACCTGACGAAGAACTCCTCGGCGGCGGCCCCGATCGCCCCGCCAGCGGCGAACCGGATCACCGTCATCAAGTAA
- a CDS encoding alpha/beta fold hydrolase → MQRHEMKIDDRTLSYVDSGGTGRPLLALHGGLSEGLAFAGLAAHLGDAWRVIAPDQRGHGSSDRAPHYRREGYVCDAVALLDHLGLDAPVALLGYSLGGLNAYHLAAAHPDRISALVGVDATVEIRPTTEGPLFDFLHGMRYTAPTREELLEAAGPVGAQFVGQALRPLPSGEGWRLPFHPQDMLDSIEACRGDHWDTWLASTCPALLIHGIHSQALSQDTADAMAARRPKTSYTPLNGDHFVPFTDPDGVHTAVGTFLAAL, encoded by the coding sequence ATGCAGCGCCACGAGATGAAGATCGACGACCGCACCCTGTCCTACGTGGACTCCGGCGGCACCGGCCGCCCGCTGCTGGCCCTGCACGGCGGCCTGTCCGAGGGCCTCGCCTTCGCCGGACTCGCCGCGCACCTCGGCGACGCCTGGCGGGTCATCGCCCCCGACCAGCGCGGCCACGGCAGCTCCGACCGGGCCCCGCACTACCGCCGCGAGGGCTACGTCTGCGACGCCGTCGCCCTCCTCGACCACCTCGGCCTGGACGCCCCCGTGGCCCTCCTCGGATACTCCCTCGGCGGCCTCAACGCCTACCACCTCGCCGCCGCCCACCCCGACCGGATCTCCGCACTCGTCGGCGTCGACGCCACCGTCGAGATCCGGCCCACCACCGAGGGCCCCCTCTTCGATTTCCTGCACGGCATGCGGTACACCGCCCCCACCCGCGAGGAACTCCTCGAAGCCGCCGGGCCGGTGGGCGCCCAGTTCGTCGGGCAGGCCCTGCGCCCGCTCCCTTCCGGCGAGGGCTGGCGGCTGCCGTTCCACCCCCAGGACATGCTCGACTCGATCGAGGCCTGCCGGGGCGACCACTGGGACACCTGGCTCGCGAGCACCTGCCCGGCCCTGCTGATCCACGGGATCCACAGCCAGGCCCTGAGCCAGGACACCGCCGACGCGATGGCCGCCCGGCGCCCCAAGACCTCGTACACCCCCCTGAACGGCGACCACTTCGTGCCCTTCACCGACCCGGACGGCGTCCACACCGCGGTCGGGACGTTCCTGGCCGCCCTCTGA
- a CDS encoding TetR/AcrR family transcriptional regulator, with amino-acid sequence MGNREDLLAGARRCLEEKGYLRTTVRDIATASGVSMAAIGYHFGSREALLNQALFAAMEEWAAGSGRLTGQGETAGERYADTWDRKIRDFGEMRWLWLASVEAFVHAQSSPELLAILAEGQRRNRRMVAAALRGVPQEEVSEADVRALGSMHIALLSGVMVQTLTDPEQAPDGSELLQGLRSMVELLES; translated from the coding sequence ATGGGAAATCGCGAGGACCTGCTGGCCGGAGCCCGGCGCTGCCTGGAGGAGAAGGGCTACCTGCGCACGACCGTGCGCGACATCGCCACGGCCTCGGGGGTGAGCATGGCCGCGATCGGCTACCACTTCGGATCGCGGGAGGCCCTCCTCAACCAGGCTCTGTTCGCCGCCATGGAGGAGTGGGCCGCGGGGTCCGGCCGGCTCACCGGCCAGGGCGAGACCGCGGGGGAGCGCTACGCCGACACCTGGGACCGCAAGATCCGCGACTTCGGCGAGATGCGCTGGCTCTGGCTGGCTTCCGTCGAGGCCTTCGTCCACGCGCAGTCCTCGCCCGAGCTGCTCGCGATCCTCGCCGAGGGGCAGCGCCGCAACCGGCGGATGGTGGCCGCGGCCCTGCGCGGGGTGCCGCAGGAGGAGGTCTCCGAGGCGGACGTACGGGCCCTCGGCTCGATGCACATCGCGCTGCTCAGCGGGGTGATGGTGCAGACCCTGACCGATCCGGAGCAGGCGCCCGACGGCAGCGAGCTCCTCCAGGGGTTGCGGTCCATGGTCGAGCTGCTCGAAAGCTGA
- a CDS encoding phosphatidylinositol-specific phospholipase C, translated as MGRRAFLAGALAAGAAVGLGAASASAATLGTQDWMAGLADSTALQRMTIPGTHDSGATKGGLYVACQNTSIAQQLDSGIRFLDIRCRATGGSFAIHHAAFFQDLMFGDVLVACWNFLAAHPSETVLMRVKQEYSGESDAAFRAVFDDYLDHRGWRPLFRISDTLPTLGQARGKVVLLADNGGLPGLRYGDGNVFDIQDDYNTEPFAKRGRIENHFRKAVQQPGKLFVNYVSTAAYMPPRWNSDRLNPQVHGFVDGGELAGRTGLGIVPMDFPNTRSGLVASLIRHN; from the coding sequence ATGGGCCGGCGGGCGTTTCTGGCCGGAGCACTGGCCGCGGGCGCGGCCGTCGGACTGGGAGCCGCATCCGCCTCGGCCGCCACGCTCGGCACCCAGGACTGGATGGCCGGCCTCGCCGACTCCACCGCCCTGCAGCGCATGACCATCCCCGGCACCCACGACTCCGGCGCCACCAAGGGCGGCCTCTACGTCGCCTGCCAGAACACCTCGATCGCCCAGCAGCTCGACTCCGGAATCCGCTTCCTCGACATCCGCTGCCGGGCCACGGGCGGCTCCTTCGCCATCCACCACGCGGCCTTCTTCCAGGACCTGATGTTCGGGGACGTCCTCGTGGCCTGCTGGAACTTCCTCGCCGCGCACCCCTCCGAGACCGTCCTGATGCGCGTCAAGCAGGAGTACTCCGGGGAGAGCGACGCCGCCTTCCGCGCCGTCTTCGACGACTACCTGGACCACCGCGGCTGGCGGCCCCTGTTCCGGATCTCCGACACCCTGCCCACCCTCGGACAGGCCCGCGGCAAGGTGGTCCTGCTCGCCGACAACGGCGGCCTGCCGGGCCTGCGCTACGGCGACGGCAACGTCTTCGACATCCAGGACGACTACAACACCGAGCCCTTCGCCAAGCGCGGCCGGATCGAGAACCACTTCCGCAAGGCCGTCCAGCAGCCCGGCAAGCTCTTCGTGAACTACGTCAGCACCGCCGCGTACATGCCGCCCCGCTGGAACTCCGACCGGCTGAACCCGCAGGTCCACGGCTTCGTCGACGGCGGAGAACTGGCAGGCCGGACCGGGCTCGGCATCGTCCCGATGGACTTCCCGAACACCCGCTCCGGCCTGGTCGCCTCACTGATCCGGCACAACTGA
- a CDS encoding HAMP domain-containing sensor histidine kinase yields the protein MSPAARFRALPLRSRLALLVTVAVALAVAAVAAVSWVMVRTQLREQLDRSLVATNVGAEVSRTLMQKYCLPPPQQDLQQIAGNLSATVQIVLPDGSHCWVAGPTALPVTKADKEIAAGKRGKTLQTVTTPEGVEMRVYTIPVVVPNTGEVFGGVSIAKPLADIDKPLSTLAWVLLLVCGVGAVGAGAAGLWVARAGLRPVDELTDAVEHIARTEDLTVRIPDEGDDEIARLSRSFNSMTAALASSQERQAQLIADAGHELRTPLTSLRTNIELLARSEETGRAIPPDDRRELLASVKAQMTELASLIGDLQELSRPDAASPGPLQVVALHEIAGAALSRVRLRGPELRFDSDLRPWYVRGEAAALERAVVNVLDNAVKFSPPGGTVAVTLRAGELTVRDHGPGIPAEDLPHVFERFWRSESARALPGSGLGLSIVARTAARAGGSAELRAAADGGPGTEAVLRIPGAPMPPPSDPSVVPDQ from the coding sequence GTGAGCCCGGCGGCCAGATTCCGCGCGCTGCCGCTGCGCTCCCGCCTCGCCCTGCTGGTCACGGTGGCGGTGGCGCTCGCGGTCGCGGCCGTGGCGGCGGTGTCCTGGGTGATGGTCCGCACCCAGCTGCGCGAGCAGCTCGACCGCTCCCTGGTGGCGACGAACGTCGGCGCCGAAGTGAGCCGGACCCTGATGCAGAAGTACTGCCTCCCGCCGCCGCAGCAGGACCTGCAGCAGATCGCCGGGAACCTGAGCGCGACCGTCCAGATCGTCCTGCCCGACGGCAGCCACTGCTGGGTCGCCGGGCCGACCGCCCTGCCGGTGACCAAGGCCGACAAGGAGATCGCGGCGGGCAAGCGGGGCAAGACCCTGCAGACCGTGACGACCCCCGAGGGCGTCGAGATGCGCGTCTACACGATCCCGGTGGTGGTCCCCAACACCGGCGAGGTCTTCGGCGGCGTCTCCATCGCCAAACCGCTCGCCGACATCGACAAGCCGCTGTCCACCCTGGCCTGGGTGCTGCTCCTGGTCTGCGGCGTCGGAGCGGTCGGCGCGGGCGCGGCCGGCCTGTGGGTGGCCCGTGCGGGACTGCGGCCCGTCGACGAACTGACCGACGCGGTCGAGCACATCGCCCGGACCGAGGACCTGACGGTGCGGATCCCCGACGAGGGCGACGACGAGATCGCCCGCCTGTCGCGCTCCTTCAACTCGATGACGGCGGCCCTCGCCTCCTCCCAGGAGCGGCAGGCCCAGCTGATCGCGGACGCCGGGCACGAGCTGCGCACCCCGCTGACCTCGCTGCGCACCAACATCGAGCTGCTCGCCCGCAGTGAGGAGACCGGCCGGGCCATTCCGCCCGACGACCGGCGGGAGCTGCTGGCCTCGGTCAAGGCGCAGATGACGGAGCTGGCCTCGCTGATCGGCGACCTGCAGGAGCTGTCGCGGCCGGACGCGGCCTCCCCGGGCCCGCTCCAGGTGGTCGCCCTGCACGAGATCGCCGGGGCCGCGCTGTCCCGGGTCCGGCTGCGCGGTCCGGAGCTCCGCTTCGACTCGGACCTGCGGCCCTGGTACGTACGGGGCGAGGCGGCGGCGCTGGAGCGGGCCGTGGTCAACGTCCTCGACAACGCGGTGAAGTTCAGCCCGCCCGGCGGCACGGTCGCGGTGACCCTGCGGGCGGGCGAGCTGACCGTACGAGACCACGGTCCGGGCATCCCGGCCGAGGACCTGCCTCATGTCTTCGAGCGGTTCTGGCGGTCCGAGTCGGCCCGCGCCCTGCCCGGCAGCGGGCTGGGCCTGTCGATCGTGGCCCGTACGGCGGCGCGCGCGGGCGGCAGCGCCGAGCTGCGGGCGGCGGCCGACGGCGGCCCGGGCACGGAGGCGGTGCTCCGCATCCCGGGGGCGCCGATGCCGCCGCCGTCCGATCCGTCAGTTGTGCCGGATCAGTGA
- a CDS encoding response regulator transcription factor produces the protein MIPAEGEARILVVDDEPAVREALRRSLAFEGYAVQTAVDGLDALDRAASYAPDLIVLDIQMPRMDGLTAARRLRASGSVTPILMLTARDTVGDRVTGLDAGADDYLVKPFELDELFARVRALLRRSSYATAQAAGESHEDTLTFGDLRMDLATREVTRAGRPVELTRTEFTLLEMFLAHPRQVLTREQILKTVWGFDFEPSSNSLDVYVMYLRRKTEAGGEPRLVHTVRGVGYALRAGESGPE, from the coding sequence ATGATTCCCGCCGAAGGCGAAGCGCGGATCCTCGTCGTCGACGACGAACCGGCCGTACGCGAGGCCCTGCGCCGCAGTCTCGCCTTCGAGGGGTACGCCGTGCAGACCGCGGTCGACGGGCTCGACGCCCTCGACCGGGCGGCCTCGTACGCCCCCGACCTGATCGTCCTGGACATCCAGATGCCCCGGATGGACGGGCTGACGGCCGCCCGCCGGCTGCGGGCGTCCGGCAGCGTCACACCGATCCTGATGCTCACCGCCCGCGACACCGTCGGCGACCGCGTCACCGGCCTCGACGCGGGCGCCGACGACTACCTCGTCAAGCCGTTCGAACTCGACGAACTCTTCGCCCGCGTCCGCGCCCTGCTGCGCCGCAGCTCCTACGCCACCGCGCAGGCCGCCGGCGAGAGCCACGAGGACACCCTGACCTTCGGCGACCTGCGCATGGACCTCGCGACCCGCGAGGTCACCCGGGCCGGGCGGCCGGTGGAGCTGACCCGGACCGAATTCACGCTGCTGGAGATGTTCCTCGCGCACCCGCGCCAGGTCCTGACCCGCGAACAGATCCTCAAGACCGTCTGGGGCTTCGACTTCGAGCCCAGCTCCAACTCCCTGGACGTGTACGTGATGTACCTGCGCCGCAAGACCGAGGCCGGCGGCGAGCCGCGCCTCGTCCACACCGTGCGCGGGGTCGGCTACGCCCTGCGCGCCGGCGAGAGCGGGCCGGAGTGA
- a CDS encoding S1C family serine protease: MTDSFRREGEYPQENSPAQHAPFGEDWQRGGNSPAQEAGTRSGAEAGAGAGAYPPPPSYPPAAPGRHEAHRPPVIPGGTVPAAGDAGGGEGGGPGRAAHAAAPAPRAKRPVALLAAVALAAALVGGGTAAAVQQLMDRQAASTGGVDGTTVSQSSSGTVAGVAEQVSPSVVRIDVRTGSGQGTGSGIVLTADGEIVTNNHVVSGAAEIQVTMSDGKKYPAKIVGTDPDKDLALIRLQGASGLKPATLGDSGGVKVGDQVVAIGSPDGLTGTVTSGIVSALNREVKVPKSEQQSPQGRQQGEDSWPFSFGGRQFNGDTGSDTTSYKALQTDASLNPGNSGGALVDMNGRIVGMPSAIYSPASGNSAAGSVGLGFAIPVDTIKADLDSLRKGGSGGAGSSGTGGGSGAGSAANGFGTSF, from the coding sequence ATGACCGACAGCTTCCGCCGCGAAGGCGAGTACCCGCAGGAGAACAGCCCGGCCCAGCACGCGCCGTTCGGCGAGGACTGGCAGCGCGGGGGGAACAGCCCGGCCCAGGAGGCCGGAACCCGGTCCGGAGCCGAGGCCGGAGCCGGGGCGGGCGCCTACCCGCCGCCGCCCTCGTACCCGCCTGCCGCGCCCGGCCGGCACGAGGCGCACCGGCCGCCGGTCATCCCGGGCGGGACGGTCCCGGCGGCCGGGGACGCCGGCGGCGGTGAGGGTGGCGGCCCCGGCCGGGCCGCCCACGCCGCGGCCCCCGCACCCCGTGCCAAGCGGCCCGTCGCGCTGCTGGCCGCCGTCGCGCTCGCCGCGGCCCTGGTCGGCGGCGGCACCGCGGCCGCGGTCCAGCAGCTGATGGACCGGCAGGCCGCGAGCACCGGCGGGGTCGACGGCACCACCGTCTCGCAGTCCAGCTCCGGCACCGTCGCCGGCGTCGCCGAGCAGGTCAGCCCCTCGGTCGTGCGCATCGACGTCCGCACCGGCTCCGGCCAGGGCACCGGCTCCGGCATCGTCCTCACCGCCGACGGCGAGATCGTCACCAACAACCACGTGGTGAGCGGCGCCGCCGAGATCCAGGTGACGATGAGCGACGGCAAGAAGTACCCCGCCAAGATCGTGGGCACCGATCCCGACAAGGACCTGGCCCTGATCAGGCTCCAGGGCGCCTCCGGGCTGAAGCCCGCCACGCTCGGCGACTCCGGCGGCGTCAAGGTCGGCGACCAGGTCGTCGCCATCGGCTCGCCCGACGGCCTCACCGGCACCGTCACCAGCGGCATCGTCTCCGCGCTGAACCGCGAGGTGAAGGTGCCGAAGTCGGAGCAGCAGTCCCCGCAGGGCCGGCAGCAGGGCGAGGACAGCTGGCCGTTCTCCTTCGGCGGCCGCCAGTTCAACGGGGACACCGGCTCCGACACCACCTCGTACAAGGCCCTCCAGACGGACGCCTCCCTCAACCCCGGCAACTCCGGCGGCGCCCTCGTCGACATGAACGGCCGGATCGTGGGCATGCCGTCGGCGATCTACTCCCCCGCCTCCGGCAACTCCGCCGCCGGCAGCGTCGGCCTCGGCTTCGCCATCCCGGTCGACACGATCAAGGCCGACCTGGACTCCCTGCGCAAGGGCGGCTCCGGCGGCGCGGGCTCCTCCGGTACGGGCGGCGGATCCGGCGCCGGCTCCGCCGCGAACGGCTTCGGCACCAGCTTCTGA
- a CDS encoding MerR family transcriptional regulator, with protein sequence MHSIGEMGRDSGLGVSALRFYDRVGVLPPARVDPGTGYRWYAPEQLDEARLLARLRQAGMPLADVRLVLAAWSGGDTGLVPRLLDGHLRRLERELADARGALSAVRARLGHKESTMTTTTRTARLTLPATEFAAALDSVRFAVGTDPELPVLGGVLFDVEGEDLRVVATDRYRMAVARASATGHGGERVQLTVPAPLVDAMRALLTGDFPALLTVDGDGIELETQGGRVAGQGLGEEFPDYRRLTRLPEGRRIPLDVPALRKGLAGQDGERCALVLTDTVTVADEAFGSGPESGCGSGAHGDLVGVNPAFLIEALAVGDDMLLEYVGPKAPLVLLRSGTEDAFSLLMPCTLDA encoded by the coding sequence ATGCACAGCATTGGCGAGATGGGCCGCGACAGCGGGCTGGGCGTGAGCGCGCTGCGCTTCTACGACCGGGTGGGCGTCCTGCCGCCCGCCCGGGTGGATCCGGGGACCGGATACCGCTGGTACGCGCCCGAACAGCTCGACGAGGCCCGGCTGCTGGCCCGGCTCCGGCAGGCGGGGATGCCGCTCGCGGACGTCCGGCTGGTCCTGGCGGCCTGGTCCGGCGGGGACACCGGCCTGGTGCCCCGGCTGCTGGACGGGCACCTGCGGCGGCTCGAACGCGAGCTCGCCGATGCGCGCGGCGCGCTCTCCGCGGTACGCGCCCGGCTCGGACACAAGGAGAGCACCATGACCACGACCACCCGCACCGCCCGGCTGACCCTGCCCGCCACGGAGTTCGCGGCCGCACTGGACTCCGTACGCTTCGCCGTCGGGACCGACCCCGAGCTGCCGGTGCTCGGCGGGGTCCTCTTCGACGTGGAGGGGGAAGACCTGCGCGTCGTGGCCACCGACCGCTACCGGATGGCCGTGGCCCGCGCGTCCGCCACCGGCCACGGCGGTGAGCGGGTCCAGCTGACCGTGCCCGCCCCGCTCGTGGACGCCATGCGGGCGCTGCTGACCGGCGACTTCCCGGCCCTGCTCACCGTGGACGGGGACGGGATCGAGCTGGAGACGCAGGGCGGCCGGGTCGCCGGGCAGGGCCTGGGCGAGGAGTTCCCCGACTACCGCCGCCTGACGCGGCTGCCCGAGGGGCGCCGCATCCCGCTGGACGTGCCGGCGCTGCGGAAGGGTCTGGCCGGGCAGGACGGCGAAAGGTGCGCCCTCGTCCTGACGGACACGGTGACCGTCGCCGACGAGGCCTTCGGGTCCGGCCCCGAGTCCGGCTGCGGCTCCGGCGCCCACGGGGACCTGGTGGGGGTCAACCCCGCCTTCCTCATCGAGGCGCTCGCCGTCGGGGACGACATGCTGCTGGAGTACGTCGGCCCCAAGGCCCCGCTGGTGCTGCTGCGCTCCGGCACCGAGGACGCCTTCTCCCTGCTGATGCCGTGCACGCTGGACGCGTGA
- a CDS encoding LacI family DNA-binding transcriptional regulator — translation MAKVTRDDVARLAGTSTAVVSYVINNGPRPVAPATRERVLAAIKELGYRPDRVAQAMASRRTDLIGMIVPDARQPFFAEMAHAVEQAAAERGKMVLVGNSDYRTEREVHYLRAFLGMRVSGLILVSQGMSEQAASEIEAWDARVVLLHERPEAIDDVAVVTDDIGGAQLATRHLLEHGHEYVACIGGVENTPSVGDPVADHVEGWRRAMQESGRSVEGRLIEAPYNRYDAYRVALEVLARPDRPTAIFCATDDQAIGVLRAARELRIEVPGELAVAGFDDVKEAALTDPPLTTIASDRPAMARAAVDLVLDDGLRVAGSRRERLKQFPSALVVRRSCGCR, via the coding sequence GTGGCCAAGGTGACGCGGGACGACGTGGCGCGACTTGCGGGTACCTCTACCGCCGTCGTGAGCTACGTCATCAACAACGGACCCCGGCCGGTTGCCCCGGCCACGCGCGAGCGTGTCCTCGCCGCGATCAAGGAGCTGGGCTACCGCCCGGACCGGGTCGCCCAGGCGATGGCGTCGCGGCGCACCGACCTCATAGGCATGATCGTCCCGGATGCCCGCCAGCCGTTCTTCGCGGAGATGGCGCACGCGGTCGAACAGGCCGCCGCCGAGCGCGGGAAAATGGTGCTGGTCGGCAACTCCGACTACCGCACCGAGCGCGAGGTCCACTACCTGCGGGCCTTCCTCGGCATGCGGGTGTCGGGCCTGATCCTGGTCAGCCAGGGCATGAGCGAGCAGGCCGCCAGCGAGATCGAGGCCTGGGACGCGCGGGTCGTGCTGCTGCACGAGCGCCCGGAGGCGATCGACGACGTCGCCGTCGTCACGGACGACATCGGCGGCGCCCAGCTCGCCACCCGCCACCTGCTGGAGCACGGCCACGAGTACGTGGCCTGCATCGGCGGCGTCGAGAACACCCCGTCCGTCGGCGACCCCGTCGCCGACCACGTCGAGGGCTGGCGCCGGGCCATGCAGGAGTCCGGCCGCTCGGTCGAGGGCCGGCTCATCGAAGCCCCGTACAACCGCTACGACGCGTACCGGGTCGCCCTGGAGGTCCTGGCGCGGCCCGACCGTCCGACCGCCATCTTCTGCGCCACGGACGACCAGGCGATCGGTGTGCTGCGCGCCGCGCGCGAGCTGCGCATCGAGGTGCCCGGGGAACTGGCCGTCGCGGGCTTCGACGACGTCAAGGAAGCCGCCCTCACCGACCCGCCGCTGACCACGATCGCCTCGGACCGCCCGGCGATGGCCCGCGCGGCCGTGGACCTGGTCCTGGACGACGGCCTGCGCGTGGCCGGCTCCCGGCGGGAACGGCTGAAGCAGTTCCCCTCGGCGCTGGTGGTCCGCCGCTCCTGCGGCTGCCGCTGA